CATGACGCATACGGCCTTGTGGGAAAGCATCGAGATGTGTGGGCAGTTCTCAGTCTAATCAGCGTATCAGTGAGACCATGAATGCATGCGGCCTTGTGTGGGGGTCATGTGGTATCATGCAGGTGCACGCTGATTCCCGATTGCAGGATTCGTGAGGTGTTTTGTGAAGGCCGCTGGTCTCTGAGGGGCTGTTCCTGTGAAACCCGCATTCTACAGAAAAGCACCGAAATGGAGATCCTGGATCTCGTATTCGATGATTTGTGAAGATTCATGTGCTGAGTCATTCTACTCCAGTTGGGATCATCACTCTCATGTTTTCAGCAACTTGGAGGCCATGCAGGGAGGTTGCATGCGTCATCGGTTAAGATCGACATGTGTAAAATTGGACTTAATAGTCTTATCTCGCCTCGGTACTGCTATCAGGACTCAAGTCCACAAGCGGTCGATTTGAATCAACCTCTCCAATCTGGCACGGTCTCAATTTGTCAAATTTAGTGGTCAATATATTTACATAAAATCCTTAACCGATGACCAATGAGGGAGGTTGCCTAATGCGCCCATCCGCTTGCCAGGCCTTCGACGCAGTCGAGGATAAGTCGAAACGAGCGCATAGCATGACTGCTGCCTCTTCGAGCAAGTCATCAGATGGATAAGAGCAGAGATCATGTTATCTCCACGAATCCCAGACTTCGGAGAACAGGTTCTCGGTTGCATGGTATGCGATAGGGTTGAATGTTTTTGGTGCAAGTGATGCAAGCTGCGCTCTGGTTGACCGCATAACAAGAAAAGCATTTTAACGCCATGCAGATATACAACAGCTGTATGACATCCATCGTTTACCACCCCGTCTATCTCATGCACGAGACCCACGAGCACCCTGAAAGGAAGGAGCGACTGATAGCCATAATGGAGAGGATCGAGGCAGAGGGGTTGAATCCGAACAGAATCGAGCCCAGGCCCGCGTCCCTCGATAAGATCGAGGCCGTCCACTCGCGCCGCTACATCGAGCAGGTTAGGAGCATATGCGAGCGTGGGGGAGGCCGTCTCGATATAGACACGGTCCTCTCGAAGGACTCGTACGATGTCGCGCTCATGGCCGCGGGCGGCGTCTGCGCAGGCGTGGACCACGTCATGAAGAAACCTGAGCCTGTGTTCGCCCTCGTCCGGCCTCCAGGGCATCACGCAACCCCGCACAGGGGCATGGGCTTCTGTGTCTTCAACAACGTTGCGATAGGCGCGAGGTACGCTCAATCCCTTGGGCTGAAAAAGGTGCTCATAGTCGACTGGGATGTGCATCACGGCAACGGCACGCAGGCGGTCTTCTACGAGGACGACAGCGTGCTCTTCTTCTCCACCCACCAGCATCCGCACTACCCTGGCACCGGCAGGGTCACCGAGGTGGGCGATGGAAAGGGGAAGGGGTTCACTGTTAACGTCCCCCTCTCCCCCGGCGTGGACGACAGCGGGTACATGGCAGTGTACAGGGAGATACTGCTGCCTGTGGCGGATGAATTCAGGCCGGACATTGTTTTCATATCAGCTGGCTTCGACCCGCACCAGATGGACCCGCTGGGAGGGATGCGCCTCACGAAGTACGGCTTCGGCGCGCTCGCAGGACTGGTGAAGGATATAGCTGAAAGGCACGCAGGAGGGCGACTTGTCGCATCGCTCGAGGGCGGCTACCGCCTTGAAACCCTCTCAGAGTCGGTTGTCTCGGTCCTCAGGGCCTTCCAGGGGGATGTTCCTGATGTGATGCCTTTAAAGGATGCACAGCTCACCCGCCGGATCGAGGAGGTCAAGAGCGTCCAGAAAGCATACTGGAGGAGCCTCGCCTGAGTCAGCAGATCCGGACTTTTTTTGTTAGATAGGCTGTGAGGAACTCCGCGAGATCCTCGTCCATCATCTCGATGATCTCGCGCGTTGATAGCGCTCTCACCCTGCCGGAGGAGAGATGCTTCCCGAGGGATATCCTGTGGATCTCACCCTTGAGCAGATCCACAGCCCGCCTGTATCTCCTCGGGATCTCGACGACGAGCCTGCCATCATCGATGTAGGGCCCTGAGAGCGGCGAGGGATTGCCCCTCACAAACCTGGATGCGTGCTCCGCCTCCCAGACCGGCGGGCCGGTGTGTCTCCTCACAGACGGCAGCTCCCAGATCGAGAGCTCGAGGAGGAGGCGCGCCCTGACATCCCCTCCGCGAACGAGATCCACATCGCTCCTCAGCACCTGGAAACCCTCCCTCTCAAGAAGACCCCTCACCGCAGCCTCTGCCTTTCTCATCTGCGGGTACAGAACATCATCGACCATATCCGGTGCGCTGATCTCCAGAAGCACGAACTCCGTCCCCCTCCGCGCGATCTCAGCTCTGATCTCATCAGGATGCATCCTCTGAACCTCTGGCGGGAAGAAGAAGCTGATATCCGGGGAATTCAGGAAGCATCTCGCCGCTGCGACGAACTGGAACATCCTGTCGAGGGTCAGGGCAGCGGCCACGTTCCTGTTCGGATCCACAGGATCTATGACCACCAGTGGCCCACTTATATCTGCGCCCTGCGCAAGGTCTATCCTCGTTCCGGGCCGCCAGGAGCTCGCCCCCTCCAGGACTCTGAGGAATGAGCCGTAGTGGATCACGAGAAGCTCAGCCAGGTATCCGGAGAATCCGCCTGTTCTCAGGTCAGAGCCGTAGACTCCGACGCCCTTCATGAACTGTTTGAGGAGACGAACATCATCCTCCATGCCTTTTATCCGCTCTGAGACGTAGCGCGAATGGAACGGAGTTCTGTCGACAGCGGATTTTATCCTGGAGGGGTCGCTGACATCGTAGCACGGCACGAGATCCACATCGAATCCATCGATCCGAGCATGAACATAAGCATGCTCCGCGTACCTCTCCTCGTGCTCGGGAGCTATCTCCCTTGCGATCTCGAGGGCAGCGGTGATATCCCCATCCTCCGGCACCGCGAGGAATATGTCGATATCGCGATCCCCTGAGAGCCAGGTGTTTCTGGCCGCAGATCCGACAAGGATACCGCGACATGCCACGCCCTTCGCCCCTGCGACCTCCCCCACCCTC
The Methanothrix sp. DNA segment above includes these coding regions:
- a CDS encoding histone deacetylase codes for the protein MTSIVYHPVYLMHETHEHPERKERLIAIMERIEAEGLNPNRIEPRPASLDKIEAVHSRRYIEQVRSICERGGGRLDIDTVLSKDSYDVALMAAGGVCAGVDHVMKKPEPVFALVRPPGHHATPHRGMGFCVFNNVAIGARYAQSLGLKKVLIVDWDVHHGNGTQAVFYEDDSVLFFSTHQHPHYPGTGRVTEVGDGKGKGFTVNVPLSPGVDDSGYMAVYREILLPVADEFRPDIVFISAGFDPHQMDPLGGMRLTKYGFGALAGLVKDIAERHAGGRLVASLEGGYRLETLSESVVSVLRAFQGDVPDVMPLKDAQLTRRIEEVKSVQKAYWRSLA
- the cca gene encoding CCA tRNA nucleotidyltransferase, with protein sequence MKPSEEERRQLERISSYLLRRVGEVAGAKGVACRGILVGSAARNTWLSGDRDIDIFLAVPEDGDITAALEIAREIAPEHEERYAEHAYVHARIDGFDVDLVPCYDVSDPSRIKSAVDRTPFHSRYVSERIKGMEDDVRLLKQFMKGVGVYGSDLRTGGFSGYLAELLVIHYGSFLRVLEGASSWRPGTRIDLAQGADISGPLVVIDPVDPNRNVAAALTLDRMFQFVAAARCFLNSPDISFFFPPEVQRMHPDEIRAEIARRGTEFVLLEISAPDMVDDVLYPQMRKAEAAVRGLLEREGFQVLRSDVDLVRGGDVRARLLLELSIWELPSVRRHTGPPVWEAEHASRFVRGNPSPLSGPYIDDGRLVVEIPRRYRRAVDLLKGEIHRISLGKHLSSGRVRALSTREIIEMMDEDLAEFLTAYLTKKVRIC